CCGGTAAAATGGAAAAAATCCTCCAGCCCTTCTTTTTTAACCAACCCTTGTATAAAGGGCACCTGAGTCCCTCCACCGACGATCATAAACAGGATGTCCTGCCTTTGAAAACCCTGAACAATCTCCTTGACCACCTGAACCAGATAATCCAACCCTTCCTGTTTTTCAATGACGCCGACATAGCCGACCATAAAGCGTTTTCCCTTTTTAAGGGAATCGTCTTTCTTAACCTCCGAAGGGATCCGGGACAAATCCGGCCCGGTTCGGACCACAGAAACCTTCCGGGGATTCACCTGGCCCCGCTCGATGGCCAGATCACGATAGGACTCATTGGTAGCAACAACCAGATCAGCGGCCCAATAACTGACCCGTTCCCAGAAGACCAGGGCCTTATACAGAATCCCTTTCTTGCCGAATTTGGCCTCCATAACCTCCGGGCAGATATCGTGCTGATCATAAACAAACCGAACCCCGAGCCATTTATAAGCTAAACCGATCAAACAAAGGAGATCTGGAGGGTTGGCCACATGAATGACCTCGAATCGCATCTTGCGAAATATCTTCAGGCTGTAAAAGAATTCCCAAAAAAGGGACAGCCCATATTCCAATAGATATTCCATAGCCCTCCCGGCTTCGATGGGAAAGGGGTGACGATAAATATGAATCCCCTTTAGAAATTCGTAAGGGGCTTCATAACCCTTCCCCCGGGGGCAGATAATGGCCACTTCCATGCCGGCTTCTTTAAGGGCCTGGGCTTCCAACCAGGGGCGGGTATCGAAAGG
This sequence is a window from Deltaproteobacteria bacterium. Protein-coding genes within it:
- a CDS encoding glycosyltransferase family 4 protein, which gives rise to MRNPQSLLSGRRVLFIVENLPVPFDTRPWLEAQALKEAGMEVAIICPRGKGYEAPYEFLKGIHIYRHPFPIEAGRAMEYLLEYGLSLFWEFFYSLKIFRKMRFEVIHVANPPDLLCLIGLAYKWLGVRFVYDQHDICPEVMEAKFGKKGILYKALVFWERVSYWAADLVVATNESYRDLAIERGQVNPRKVSVVRTGPDLSRIPSEVKKDDSLKKGKRFMVGYVGVIEKQEGLDYLVQVVKEIVQGFQRQDILFMIVGGGTQVPFIQGLVKKEGLEDFFHFTGRVSDEILFNCLGNCEVCVNPDLFNEASNRSTMRKIMEYMALGKAMVQTEVIEGRYTAQEASLYARPDDQKDFAEKILYLLDHPEEAKRRGLIGKKRIHESLHWGVQKQNLITAYENLFKKLIV